From Apium graveolens cultivar Ventura chromosome 9, ASM990537v1, whole genome shotgun sequence, the proteins below share one genomic window:
- the LOC141685914 gene encoding zinc finger BED domain-containing protein RICESLEEPER 3-like encodes MAKRMKAKYDKYWDNIDNINFLFYVAVLLDPRRKMQYIDYCFSQIYPNEREKQIIMKEKVKSTLDAFYKDYVRLEEAKAGGGTTKKHFMMNSNITRMSIDEEEDEEDDVDLIVNFEKHLESEDSMTSKSEIDVYMLDAIERNLGDHFDILQWWKMNSVKFPILSKIAKNVLGMPISTVASESAFSTGGRVIDPFRSSLTPKTAKALICTQDWIKSKNSKQTDLDTPHHFSFDGIRKQLEEIEKYELGRAPKYLEESLIED; translated from the exons ATGGCAAAACGCATGAAAGCAAAGTATGACAAGTACTGGGATAACATTGACAACATAAACTTTCTCTTTTATGTAGCAGTCCTCCTAGATCCTCGTAGGAAGATGCAGTATATTGACTATTGTTTTTCACAGATATATCCTAATGAGAGAGAGAAGCAGATTATAATGAAAGAAAAAGTGAAAAGCACTTTGGATGCATTTTACAAGGATTATGTTAGACTTGAGGAGGCTAAGGCAGGTGGGGGAACAACCAAAAAACACTTTATGATGAATTCAAATATAACACGCATGTCCATTGATGAGGAGGAAGATGAGGAGGATGATGTTGATTTGATAGTAAATTTTGAAAAACACTTGGAGTCAGAAGATAGCATGACTAGTAAATCTGAAATTGATGTTTATATGTTAGATGCTATTGAGAGAAATTTAGGTGATCATTTTGATATTTTACAGTGGTGGAAAATGAATTCAGTAAAATTTCCAATCCTCTCTAAGATAGCAAAAAATGTGTTGGGAATGCCCATTTCTACTGTGGCTTCGGAGTCTGCATTTAGCACTGGTGGGAGGGTGATTGATCCATTTAGAAGTTCACTCACTCCAAAGACTGCTAAAGCTTTAATTTGTACACAGGATTGGATAAAGTCAAAGAATTCAAAGCAAACGGATCTGGACACTCCACACCATTTTTCTTTTGATGGGATtagaaagcagcttgaagaaaTTGAAAAAT ATGAGCTAGGAAGGGCACCAAAATATTTGGAGGAGAGCTTGATTGAAGACTAG